From Candidatus Manganitrophus morganii, the proteins below share one genomic window:
- a CDS encoding response regulator, whose protein sequence is MSKRPQILIIEDQLGPRKSLEMILSPYFDVLTVDSGEMGLAQLKEKPVDVVTLDLRLPNLQGIDVLRQIKQMHGDIEVIVITGYGEFKTVLDALHLGASSYLLKPFNMGDVLTAVNRAAGKKRQMDQLKEFLIQIGGLIGAEKELSQGIKLLEQDHSLLEGVKKMFEKTEQEIEEERRVNHFDFIRALIDTVEKRDPYAYGHSSRVNYYSYLIAQRLGLTDSEKEELQIGAYMHDIGKLGIDPQVVQKKGEYTSEEMEAIKRHPEIGVNLVAPLNLSPNVLALIRHHHEYYIGKGYPDGIGGEDIPLLARIVAVADAFDAMVSDYPYEYRKVLSLEEATAELNHCSGIQFDPKVVKALIETIEEEHDRILLKSALFADL, encoded by the coding sequence ATGTCAAAACGTCCTCAGATTTTGATCATTGAAGATCAGCTCGGCCCCAGAAAATCGCTCGAAATGATCCTTTCCCCTTACTTCGACGTCCTCACCGTCGATTCGGGAGAAATGGGATTGGCCCAGCTGAAGGAAAAACCGGTCGATGTGGTGACGCTCGACCTCCGGCTTCCCAACCTGCAAGGAATCGATGTCCTTCGCCAAATTAAACAGATGCATGGAGACATCGAGGTCATCGTCATCACCGGTTACGGGGAGTTCAAAACAGTGCTCGATGCACTCCATTTAGGCGCCTCCTCCTATCTCCTGAAGCCCTTTAACATGGGGGACGTTTTGACCGCCGTGAATCGGGCCGCCGGAAAGAAGCGGCAGATGGATCAATTAAAAGAGTTCCTGATCCAGATCGGAGGATTGATCGGCGCCGAGAAAGAACTCTCCCAAGGGATCAAGCTGCTCGAACAGGACCACTCCCTTCTCGAGGGGGTCAAGAAGATGTTCGAAAAAACGGAGCAAGAAATCGAGGAGGAGCGGCGGGTCAACCATTTTGACTTCATCCGGGCCCTCATCGACACCGTTGAAAAAAGAGATCCGTACGCCTACGGCCATTCGAGCCGGGTCAACTATTATTCCTACCTGATCGCGCAACGCCTCGGACTGACCGATTCGGAGAAAGAAGAGCTGCAGATCGGCGCCTACATGCACGACATCGGCAAGCTCGGCATCGACCCGCAGGTGGTCCAGAAAAAGGGAGAGTATACCTCCGAGGAGATGGAGGCGATCAAAAGACATCCCGAAATCGGCGTGAATCTCGTCGCCCCGTTGAACCTTTCCCCGAACGTTCTCGCCTTGATCCGGCATCACCACGAGTATTACATCGGGAAAGGATACCCCGACGGCATCGGCGGAGAGGACATCCCCCTCCTGGCGCGGATCGTCGCCGTGGCCGACGCATTCGATGCGATGGTCTCCGATTACCCTTATGAATACAGGAAGGTTCTCTCTCTGGAAGAGGCGACGGCGGAGCTCAATCACTGCTCGGGAATTCAGTTCGATCCGAAAGTCGTGAAGGCGCTGATCGAAACGATCGAGGAGGAGCACGACCGGATCCTCCTCAAGTCGGCCCTCTTTGCCGATCTTTAA
- a CDS encoding ATP-dependent helicase, whose product MKLIENLNEAQRRAVESRAQVILVNAGAGSGKTAVLSLRLVRLLKEGISPWNMLALTFTRHAAGEMRRRIEAEIGEQRKLSLLTFHAFAASLLERWGEILGYRKNFSIYDQSDQVELLREILDELGIKRDPAEAVREFQTGRFFQNDPLFREYQRRLKEGNAFDYRGLLQSANLLLREHTAVRETYRSRFSHLLVDEVQDTDSDQWEMINLLQPAHLFMAGDDYQSIYRFRGANIDHILSFPKMVPEVEVIRLEQNYRSTGPIVEAANRLIAHNRYQLEKRLRTDWAGSVAVSVMQAETPEKEAEAVATIIKRDYGKAECRPSEMAILYRTHAQAVPLARALQLRKIPYQVVTSSFWEKEEVRHLLSFLIILYNPGDDYHLKKILPKEHYSPEVLSSLNLEAARAERPLFDLLPASWFKEHLLDLQEKLSKGAYPTVLDLAKEVDRRFQFSERYRKEGYPLKEAHLQKLFEKIARWQAENQEDHSLSAFLRWQFTRSVQDELRDEEDSVKLLTIHAAKGLEWPTVFLCGLEQGLFPLRPALSSEAELEEERRLMYVAITRAKERLYLLWSKERTRFGRPVRNRPSQFLTEMIGTIPSPQSGSGSASHLAD is encoded by the coding sequence ATGAAATTAATTGAAAATCTCAATGAAGCACAGCGGCGGGCGGTGGAGAGCCGCGCACAGGTGATCCTCGTGAATGCCGGCGCCGGAAGCGGGAAGACGGCGGTCTTAAGTCTCCGGTTGGTCCGGCTCCTGAAAGAGGGAATCTCCCCTTGGAATATGCTGGCGCTTACCTTCACACGCCATGCGGCGGGGGAGATGCGCCGCAGGATCGAGGCGGAAATCGGAGAGCAGCGCAAGCTGAGCCTTCTGACCTTCCATGCGTTTGCCGCCTCTTTGCTGGAGCGGTGGGGGGAAATTCTCGGCTATCGAAAGAACTTCTCCATCTACGATCAATCCGACCAGGTGGAGCTGCTCCGCGAAATTCTCGACGAGCTGGGGATCAAGCGCGACCCGGCGGAAGCGGTCCGGGAGTTCCAGACCGGCCGGTTTTTCCAGAATGATCCCCTTTTTCGCGAATATCAGCGCCGGCTGAAGGAAGGAAACGCTTTCGATTATCGCGGGCTGTTGCAGTCGGCCAACCTCCTCCTTCGTGAGCACACCGCCGTCCGAGAGACCTACCGATCGCGCTTCAGCCATCTTTTGGTCGATGAAGTGCAGGATACCGATTCGGATCAGTGGGAGATGATCAACCTGCTGCAGCCGGCGCATCTCTTCATGGCGGGGGATGATTATCAGAGCATCTACCGGTTTCGCGGCGCGAATATCGACCACATCCTCTCCTTCCCGAAGATGGTCCCCGAGGTGGAGGTCATTCGGCTTGAGCAAAATTATCGATCGACCGGTCCGATCGTCGAGGCGGCCAACCGGCTGATCGCCCACAATCGATACCAGCTCGAAAAGCGGCTTCGGACCGATTGGGCCGGATCGGTCGCCGTCTCCGTGATGCAGGCCGAGACCCCGGAGAAAGAAGCGGAGGCGGTGGCGACGATCATCAAACGCGATTATGGAAAGGCGGAGTGCCGTCCTTCCGAGATGGCGATCCTCTATCGGACCCATGCGCAGGCGGTCCCACTTGCCAGGGCGCTCCAGCTTCGAAAGATCCCCTATCAGGTGGTCACCTCCTCCTTTTGGGAGAAAGAAGAGGTCCGGCATCTCTTGAGCTTCCTGATCATCCTTTACAACCCGGGGGATGATTATCATTTAAAGAAGATCCTTCCGAAGGAGCATTATTCTCCGGAGGTTCTCTCCTCGCTCAACCTTGAAGCGGCCCGCGCCGAGCGGCCTCTCTTCGATCTGCTTCCCGCCTCCTGGTTCAAAGAGCATCTTCTCGATCTTCAGGAGAAGCTCTCGAAGGGAGCGTATCCGACGGTTTTGGATCTGGCGAAGGAGGTCGATCGCCGATTTCAGTTCTCCGAGCGTTACCGAAAAGAGGGTTATCCGCTGAAGGAAGCCCATCTGCAGAAGCTCTTCGAGAAGATCGCCCGTTGGCAGGCGGAGAATCAGGAAGATCACTCGCTCTCCGCTTTTCTGCGGTGGCAGTTTACCCGATCGGTCCAAGACGAGTTGCGGGATGAAGAGGACTCCGTGAAGCTGCTGACGATCCACGCCGCCAAGGGATTGGAATGGCCGACCGTCTTTCTCTGCGGCCTCGAACAGGGGCTCTTCCCGCTCCGGCCAGCGCTTTCGTCGGAGGCAGAGTTGGAGGAAGAGCGGCGGTTGATGTATGTGGCGATCACCCGCGCGAAGGAACGCCTCTACCTCCTCTGGTCGAAGGAGCGGACCCGTTTCGGGCGGCCGGTTCGAAACCGGCCGAGCCAATTTCTCACCGAAATGATCGGAACGATCCCTTCTCCTCAATCGGGTTCCGGGTCCGCTTCTCACCTCGCTGATTAG
- a CDS encoding YqgE/AlgH family protein: MEQAIETLKGKLLIAMPMLNDPNFRQSVILMCEHGPEGALGLIINRPTEVAVSTLIEDFPKLAGGEWVYAGGPVAKNGMLILCRGDATFENHSVLEDVYLAKDLDELKTPGALGPDGEIRCCLGYAGWAPGQLEGEMSSGAWRTLPADAALIFDADPTLIWPQMMRRFGPEWAFYATMPFDPNLN, translated from the coding sequence ATGGAACAGGCGATAGAAACGCTCAAGGGAAAATTGCTGATTGCAATGCCGATGCTCAACGATCCCAACTTCCGGCAGTCGGTGATCCTGATGTGCGAGCATGGACCGGAAGGGGCGTTGGGATTGATCATCAATCGCCCGACGGAAGTGGCGGTCTCGACGTTGATCGAAGATTTTCCCAAGCTGGCCGGCGGCGAGTGGGTTTACGCCGGCGGCCCCGTGGCGAAGAACGGAATGTTGATTCTCTGCCGGGGCGATGCAACGTTCGAAAATCACAGCGTCCTGGAGGACGTCTACCTGGCCAAGGATTTGGATGAGCTGAAAACGCCGGGAGCGCTCGGCCCCGACGGAGAGATCCGTTGTTGCTTGGGATATGCCGGTTGGGCGCCCGGCCAATTGGAAGGGGAGATGTCCTCGGGCGCCTGGCGGACGCTCCCGGCCGATGCGGCGCTGATCTTTGACGCCGACCCGACCCTCATTTGGCCGCAAATGATGCGCCGGTTCGGACCGGAATGGGCCTTTTATGCAACGATGCCGTTCGATCCAAACCTGAACTGA